In Microbacterium cremeum, a genomic segment contains:
- a CDS encoding ABC transporter substrate-binding protein, translating into MRRVAHVRPVLAGNAASAVNRRLHTAVALATASVAVLALAGCSGGASAADDHTLRIAMGSPGEAQIRVWEAVAEEFEAANDDWEVDLNFQKDDLYQTIGLPNLLNGRNAPDLYFEWVGNRLLQRDADGFAADLTPFIEDGPLTGVLDESQYGAVTVDGRILMLPHIADVTNVLWYNTEILETAGIEAPTTWDELLDACDTLNEQGFIPIASGNKDLWAAGNWLAHLVSRVVGHEAYDKALNGEADVDTPEWQKAFGYVEDLAEHKCVNESVNAIDDNEGAQLFFQGKAAMHAIGSWLVSWAIDEAPDLDFDFENLPAMPSEADPDSVIGVVTGYIVNAKSGDEKQEKAAEFLALLSSAENTQAFIDAEAVPVTATASDSIDERTVRLNSLLSESEVVISPPDTGYELDVADAFYRSLSEVLAGRTTAENALTQLQDTLTK; encoded by the coding sequence ATGCGCAGAGTCGCACATGTCCGCCCGGTTCTGGCCGGCAACGCCGCATCCGCGGTGAATAGGCGCCTGCACACTGCTGTCGCGCTGGCGACGGCGAGCGTCGCCGTTCTTGCCCTCGCCGGGTGCTCCGGCGGTGCGTCGGCCGCCGATGACCACACCCTGCGCATCGCGATGGGCTCCCCGGGCGAGGCGCAGATCCGCGTCTGGGAGGCCGTCGCCGAGGAGTTCGAGGCCGCCAACGACGACTGGGAGGTCGATCTGAACTTCCAGAAGGACGATCTCTACCAGACCATCGGCCTGCCGAACCTTCTGAACGGCCGGAACGCGCCCGATCTCTACTTTGAGTGGGTCGGCAACCGGCTCCTCCAGCGCGACGCGGACGGGTTCGCCGCCGATCTCACGCCCTTCATCGAGGACGGCCCCCTCACCGGTGTCCTCGATGAGTCCCAGTACGGCGCGGTGACCGTCGATGGGCGCATCCTCATGCTGCCGCACATCGCGGATGTCACCAACGTGCTCTGGTACAACACCGAGATCCTCGAGACCGCCGGTATCGAGGCTCCGACCACATGGGACGAGCTGCTCGACGCGTGCGACACGCTCAACGAGCAGGGCTTCATCCCGATCGCATCGGGCAACAAGGACCTCTGGGCGGCGGGCAACTGGCTCGCCCACCTCGTCTCCCGCGTCGTCGGGCACGAGGCGTACGACAAGGCGCTCAACGGCGAAGCCGACGTCGACACCCCCGAATGGCAGAAGGCGTTCGGGTACGTGGAGGACCTCGCGGAGCACAAGTGCGTCAACGAGTCGGTCAACGCGATCGACGACAACGAAGGCGCACAGCTCTTCTTCCAGGGCAAGGCCGCGATGCACGCGATCGGATCGTGGCTCGTCAGCTGGGCCATCGACGAAGCACCCGACCTCGACTTCGACTTCGAGAACCTCCCCGCGATGCCGTCCGAGGCCGACCCCGACAGCGTCATCGGCGTCGTCACGGGATACATCGTCAACGCCAAGAGCGGCGACGAGAAGCAGGAGAAGGCGGCGGAGTTCCTCGCGCTGCTCAGCTCCGCCGAGAACACGCAGGCGTTCATCGACGCCGAAGCGGTCCCCGTGACGGCAACCGCGTCCGACTCCATCGACGAACGCACCGTGCGACTCAACTCGCTCCTCTCGGAATCCGAAGTCGTCATCAGCCCACCCGACACCGGCTACGAGCTCGACGTCGCCGACGCTTTCTACCGCAGCCTCTCCGAAGTCCTCGCAGGACGCACAACCGCCGAGAACGCCCTCACACAACTGCAGGACACGCTCACCAAGTAG
- a CDS encoding carbohydrate ABC transporter permease, protein MSTGIRLSRGLVYVGLALLALVFFIPLIWMVLSSFKTNSEIFTTPFSLPTGFDFSVWAEAWEVGNIGRYALNSAIVTTVSVLAILVLSSAAAFAFSRYRFRGAKLLLGLLALGLILPLQSYFIAQSTMFTNLGLTDTYLALIIPYTAMGLPLATYLLKVFLDAIPEELFEAARIDGAGDFRIFRMVAMPLLRPGLATVAVFSALSCWNEFLLALLYIQDDALKTIPTGLLAFSSRYVTDYSLLFSALSIVTLPMIIIYIAFNRQITEGLTAGSLK, encoded by the coding sequence ATGAGCACCGGGATACGCCTCAGCCGTGGCCTCGTCTACGTCGGCCTCGCCCTGCTGGCGCTCGTCTTCTTCATCCCGCTCATTTGGATGGTGCTGTCGAGCTTCAAGACGAACTCCGAGATCTTCACGACCCCGTTTTCGCTTCCGACGGGATTCGACTTCTCGGTGTGGGCGGAGGCGTGGGAGGTCGGCAACATTGGCCGCTATGCGCTCAACAGTGCGATCGTGACCACAGTGTCGGTGCTCGCGATCCTCGTGCTCTCGTCCGCCGCCGCGTTCGCGTTCAGTCGGTATCGATTCCGTGGGGCGAAGTTGCTGCTCGGTCTCCTGGCACTCGGCCTCATCCTGCCGCTGCAGTCGTACTTCATCGCGCAGAGCACCATGTTCACCAACCTGGGTCTGACCGACACCTACCTGGCCCTGATCATCCCCTACACGGCGATGGGGCTTCCCCTGGCAACGTACCTGCTCAAGGTATTCCTCGACGCCATACCCGAAGAACTGTTCGAGGCGGCGCGGATCGACGGCGCCGGAGACTTCCGCATCTTCCGCATGGTCGCGATGCCGCTGCTGCGGCCCGGGCTCGCCACGGTCGCGGTTTTCTCGGCGCTCTCGTGCTGGAACGAGTTCCTGCTGGCGCTCCTGTACATCCAGGACGATGCCCTGAAGACGATTCCGACGGGTCTGCTCGCGTTCTCTAGCCGGTACGTGACGGACTACAGCCTGCTGTTCTCCGCGCTGTCGATCGTGACGCTCCCGATGATCATCATCTACATCGCCTTCAACCGGCAGATCACCGAGGGTCTGACGGCAGGCAGCCTCAAGTAG
- a CDS encoding helix-turn-helix domain-containing protein encodes MSPADDEGPSGVHCRLDELLEERGMTLTRLSELVGVSVVNLSILKNDRARAIRYSTLSAICRALDCEIGELLVRSDA; translated from the coding sequence ATGAGCCCGGCCGACGACGAGGGGCCTTCGGGGGTCCACTGTCGGCTCGACGAGCTGCTCGAGGAGCGCGGCATGACGCTGACCCGGCTGTCGGAGCTCGTCGGGGTGTCGGTCGTGAACCTGTCGATCCTCAAGAACGACCGGGCCAGGGCGATCCGCTACTCGACGCTGTCGGCGATCTGCCGGGCCCTGGACTGCGAGATCGGCGAGCTGCTCGTCCGCTCCGACGCGTAG
- a CDS encoding ATP-dependent Clp protease ATP-binding subunit encodes MFERFTDRARRVVVLAQEEAKMLNHNYIGTEHILLGLIHEGEGVAAKALESLGISLDAVREQVQDIIGQGQQQPTGHIPFTPRAKKVLELSLREALQLGHNYIGTEHILLGLIREGEGVAAQVLVKLGADLNKVRQQVIQLLSGYQGKEPAGVASGAGEQTQGTTAGGSQVLDQFGRNLTQAARDNKLDPVIGREKEIERVMQILSRRSKNNPVLIGEPGVGKTAVVEGLAQAIVKGDVPETLKDKQLYSLDLGSLIAGSRYRGDFEERLKKVTKEIRTRGDIIVFIDEIHTLVGAGAAEGAIDAASILKPLLARGELQTIGATTLDEYRKHFEKDAALERRFQPIQVAEPSLPHAINILKGLRDRYEAHHKVQITDGAIVAAANLADRYISDRFLPDKAIDLIDEAGARLRLSILSSPPELREFDDKIAKVRQDKEQASEDQDFEKAASLRDEEKSLLAERLRLEKQWRSGDVASHAVVDEGLIAEVLAQATGIPVFKLTEEESSRLVFMEKALHQRVIGQEEAIAALSKTIRRQRAGLKDPKRPSGSFIFAGPTGVGKTELAKALAEFLFDDEAALISLDMSEFGEKHTVSRLFGAPPGFVGFEEGGQLTEKVRRKPFSVVLFDEIEKAHPDIFNSLLQILEEGRLTDGQGRVVDFKNTVIIMTTNLGSSAIAGGPVGFQVEGDQGTTYDRMKGKVNEELKRNFKPEFLNRVDDIIVFPQLSKPELVQIVDLFTKRLGERLLDRDMTIELSQAAKERLIEIGFDPALGARPLRRAMQREVEDRLSEKILHGELEAGDHVKVDAENGEFVFENGPRGEKVAVGVASRGEISATPDLAAGA; translated from the coding sequence ATGTTCGAGAGATTCACCGACCGTGCCCGTCGTGTGGTCGTCCTCGCCCAAGAAGAGGCGAAGATGCTGAACCACAACTACATCGGCACCGAGCACATCCTGCTCGGGCTCATCCACGAGGGCGAGGGCGTCGCCGCCAAGGCCCTCGAGAGTCTCGGCATCTCGCTCGACGCCGTGCGCGAGCAGGTGCAGGACATCATCGGCCAGGGGCAGCAGCAGCCGACCGGCCACATCCCGTTCACTCCCCGTGCCAAGAAGGTGCTCGAGCTGTCGCTGCGCGAGGCGCTGCAGCTCGGCCACAACTACATCGGCACGGAGCACATCCTCCTGGGGCTCATCCGCGAGGGCGAGGGCGTCGCCGCGCAGGTGCTCGTCAAGCTCGGCGCCGACCTCAACAAGGTGCGCCAGCAGGTCATCCAGCTGCTGTCGGGCTACCAGGGCAAGGAGCCTGCGGGCGTCGCGAGCGGCGCCGGCGAGCAGACCCAGGGCACCACGGCGGGTGGCTCGCAGGTGCTCGACCAGTTCGGCCGCAACCTCACGCAGGCCGCGCGCGACAACAAGCTCGACCCGGTGATCGGACGCGAGAAGGAGATCGAGCGCGTCATGCAGATCCTGTCGCGCCGCTCCAAGAACAACCCCGTCCTCATCGGCGAGCCCGGTGTCGGAAAGACGGCGGTCGTCGAAGGCCTCGCGCAGGCGATCGTCAAGGGCGACGTGCCCGAGACGCTCAAGGACAAGCAGCTGTACTCGCTCGACCTCGGCTCGCTCATCGCCGGTTCCCGCTACCGCGGTGACTTCGAGGAGCGCCTGAAGAAGGTCACGAAGGAGATCCGCACGCGCGGTGACATCATCGTCTTCATCGACGAGATCCACACCCTCGTGGGTGCCGGCGCCGCCGAGGGCGCGATCGACGCCGCGTCGATCCTCAAGCCGCTCCTCGCCCGCGGCGAGCTGCAGACGATCGGTGCGACGACGCTCGACGAGTACCGCAAGCACTTCGAGAAGGATGCCGCGCTCGAGCGCCGCTTCCAGCCGATCCAGGTCGCCGAGCCGAGCCTGCCCCACGCGATCAACATCCTGAAGGGGCTGCGCGACCGCTACGAGGCGCACCACAAGGTGCAGATCACCGACGGTGCGATCGTCGCCGCGGCGAACCTCGCCGACCGGTACATCTCGGACCGCTTCCTGCCCGACAAGGCGATCGACCTGATCGACGAGGCCGGCGCCCGCCTGCGTCTGTCGATCCTGTCGAGCCCTCCCGAGCTGCGCGAGTTCGACGACAAGATCGCCAAGGTCCGGCAGGACAAGGAGCAGGCCTCCGAGGACCAGGACTTCGAGAAGGCCGCATCGCTGCGCGACGAGGAGAAGTCGCTGCTCGCGGAGCGTCTGCGCCTCGAGAAGCAGTGGCGCTCGGGTGACGTCGCCTCCCACGCAGTGGTCGACGAGGGCCTGATCGCCGAGGTGCTCGCCCAGGCCACCGGCATCCCGGTGTTCAAGCTCACCGAGGAGGAGTCCAGCCGCCTCGTCTTCATGGAGAAGGCGCTGCACCAGCGCGTCATCGGCCAGGAGGAGGCGATCGCCGCCTTGTCGAAGACGATCCGCCGTCAGCGCGCGGGCCTCAAGGACCCGAAGCGCCCGTCGGGCTCGTTCATCTTCGCCGGCCCCACCGGCGTCGGAAAGACCGAGCTCGCCAAGGCGCTCGCCGAGTTCCTCTTCGACGACGAGGCCGCGCTGATCTCGCTCGACATGTCGGAGTTCGGTGAGAAGCACACCGTCTCGCGGCTCTTCGGCGCTCCTCCCGGATTCGTCGGATTCGAAGAGGGCGGTCAGCTCACCGAGAAGGTGCGCCGCAAGCCGTTCTCGGTCGTGCTGTTCGACGAGATCGAGAAGGCGCACCCCGACATCTTCAATTCGCTCCTGCAGATCCTCGAAGAGGGTCGCCTCACCGACGGTCAGGGGCGAGTGGTCGACTTCAAGAACACCGTGATCATCATGACGACCAACCTCGGATCCTCGGCGATCGCCGGCGGCCCCGTGGGCTTCCAGGTCGAGGGTGATCAGGGCACGACGTACGACCGCATGAAGGGCAAGGTCAACGAGGAGCTCAAGCGCAACTTCAAGCCCGAGTTCCTCAACCGCGTCGACGACATCATCGTGTTCCCGCAGCTGTCGAAGCCGGAGCTCGTGCAGATCGTGGACCTGTTCACGAAGCGCCTCGGCGAGCGTCTGCTCGACCGCGACATGACGATCGAGCTGTCGCAGGCGGCCAAGGAGCGGCTCATCGAGATCGGGTTCGACCCGGCTCTCGGCGCGCGTCCTCTCCGCCGTGCCATGCAGCGCGAGGTCGAGGACCGCCTGTCGGAGAAGATCCTCCACGGCGAGCTCGAGGCCGGTGACCACGTGAAGGTGGATGCCGAGAACGGCGAGTTCGTGTTCGAGAACGGTCCGCGCGGCGAGAAGGTGGCCGTGGGCGTCGCCTCGCGCGGCGAGATCAGCGCGACGCCGGATCTCGCGGCCGGCGCCTAG
- a CDS encoding ROK family transcriptional regulator, with protein MLDLLIEHETLSRSDVRTLTGLSKPTASSLLQRLEESGLVRPSGLGDTGPGGRAPQLYRINPAAGHAAAVDVRPGSVRVRISNIAGAIVMERVEENDQAANGPESAAAIIRSCCDVAGLSPDQLDAIVVSVPGSYDIATDTLNYVGHLPGWQRPSVGAELRTLFPDASVAIENDVNLAAIAERHAARGESESFFLFWLDDGVGGAIMIDGALHRGSRGAAGEAAFLLIPGAVFDAESRTDGALERIVGDQALRGLAAAAGHEAATAREALSALLDDPTAAPVVTELCHRYACAIVSVIALLDPARVVLAGELARLGGERLRAEVARQLAAIMPAAPQLTLTVATDTPILDGAMLMSLEIARDRVFTT; from the coding sequence GTGCTCGACCTTCTGATCGAGCACGAAACGTTGAGCCGAAGCGACGTGCGCACGCTCACGGGGCTTTCGAAGCCCACTGCGTCGTCGCTGCTCCAGCGGCTTGAAGAGAGCGGCCTCGTGCGCCCGAGCGGGCTCGGCGATACCGGTCCCGGGGGCCGTGCACCGCAGCTCTACCGCATCAATCCGGCCGCCGGGCATGCTGCCGCCGTCGACGTGCGCCCCGGAAGCGTACGGGTGCGCATTTCAAACATCGCGGGCGCCATTGTCATGGAGCGCGTGGAGGAGAACGATCAGGCCGCAAACGGCCCGGAAAGTGCCGCCGCCATCATCCGGTCCTGCTGCGACGTGGCAGGACTCTCCCCCGACCAGCTCGACGCGATCGTCGTCAGCGTGCCCGGCTCCTACGATATCGCGACCGACACTCTCAACTACGTCGGCCATCTGCCCGGCTGGCAGCGACCCTCCGTTGGCGCCGAGCTGCGAACGCTGTTCCCCGACGCATCAGTCGCCATCGAGAACGACGTGAATCTCGCCGCGATCGCCGAGCGGCACGCCGCCCGCGGTGAGTCCGAGAGCTTCTTCCTCTTTTGGCTTGATGATGGCGTCGGCGGAGCGATCATGATCGACGGGGCGCTTCATCGCGGAAGTCGTGGCGCGGCCGGCGAGGCCGCATTCCTGCTCATTCCCGGTGCCGTGTTCGATGCGGAGAGCCGTACGGACGGAGCACTCGAGCGCATCGTCGGCGATCAGGCGCTGCGCGGGCTCGCCGCTGCAGCCGGGCACGAGGCAGCGACCGCACGCGAGGCGCTGAGTGCACTGCTCGACGATCCCACCGCAGCGCCCGTCGTCACCGAGCTCTGCCACCGCTACGCGTGCGCCATCGTCTCGGTCATCGCATTGCTCGACCCGGCGCGTGTCGTGCTCGCCGGCGAGCTCGCGCGGCTCGGCGGCGAACGGCTGCGCGCCGAGGTCGCCCGGCAGCTCGCCGCGATCATGCCCGCGGCGCCCCAGCTCACCCTCACCGTAGCGACCGACACCCCGATCCTCGACGGCGCGATGCTGATGAGCCTCGAGATCGCGCGCGACCGGGTGTTCACGACATGA
- a CDS encoding carbohydrate ABC transporter permease → MRAHRPFAPYLFIAPALVVFGFAVLVPFVFTGAFSLTEWDGYSDAVFVGVDNYLRAFGDAVFQQSFVNVVLYILATLVVEVLLGLVLAGLAISVKRGSLWFRVAIFTPVMLPMVVVAVLWSFVYNPDFGLLNGALRAFGLEDWTRVWLGDEQTALLAICLVSGWVYAGFYMTIFYAALRQVPTEVVEAARLDGAKESTIFWRVRVPIIRNSIEVAILLCVTGGFQSFDLFYVLTNGGPYHATEIPTTYLVQSVFHTGKVGYGSAMAVVLTAVVVAVGLVATTLRRRADRQDRAPRRPDDDTAKLAPVSPTTSAVAPEVVR, encoded by the coding sequence ATGAGGGCACACCGGCCCTTTGCCCCGTATCTGTTCATAGCCCCCGCACTCGTCGTCTTCGGCTTCGCTGTGCTCGTGCCGTTTGTCTTCACGGGCGCCTTCAGCCTGACGGAGTGGGACGGGTACAGCGACGCGGTGTTCGTCGGTGTCGACAACTACCTTCGCGCCTTCGGCGACGCAGTGTTCCAGCAGTCGTTCGTGAACGTCGTCCTGTACATCCTCGCGACGCTCGTCGTCGAGGTGCTCTTGGGGCTCGTCCTCGCCGGCCTCGCGATCTCAGTCAAACGCGGATCGCTCTGGTTCCGGGTCGCGATCTTCACACCAGTCATGCTCCCCATGGTCGTCGTCGCGGTCCTCTGGTCCTTCGTCTACAACCCCGACTTCGGTCTCCTCAACGGGGCACTGCGCGCGTTCGGACTCGAGGACTGGACGCGCGTGTGGCTCGGGGACGAGCAGACCGCGCTGCTCGCGATCTGCCTCGTATCCGGGTGGGTCTACGCCGGGTTCTACATGACGATCTTCTACGCGGCGCTCCGGCAGGTCCCCACCGAGGTCGTCGAGGCCGCCCGCCTCGACGGCGCGAAGGAGAGCACGATCTTCTGGCGAGTGCGGGTGCCCATCATCCGCAACTCGATCGAGGTCGCCATCCTCCTGTGCGTGACCGGCGGGTTCCAGTCGTTCGACCTCTTCTACGTCCTCACGAACGGCGGGCCGTACCACGCCACCGAGATCCCGACGACGTACCTCGTGCAGTCGGTCTTCCACACCGGAAAGGTCGGTTACGGCTCGGCTATGGCCGTCGTCCTCACGGCGGTCGTCGTCGCCGTCGGTCTCGTCGCCACGACGCTGCGCCGCCGCGCAGATCGGCAGGATCGCGCACCGCGGAGGCCGGATGACGACACAGCCAAGCTCGCTCCAGTGTCGCCCACAACATCCGCCGTCGCACCGGAGGTGGTCCGATGA
- a CDS encoding endonuclease domain-containing protein has product MLEPQFVTAERRARGCGERAEFPQVRRPGLTRGAGVARLEGMQRTRIPDELGNAFTVADARSAGVTASRLRGRDLDAPYRGVRVVRRSDAEDAGMATGAHGAGATAARADSPQPDVIGEAKAAADARELRRRALVFSLTMPPNQFFTHVTAAILWGLPVPAALLRDAFGRLRDLDVGVFGPLRHPRHAGVRGHQLKHGRSRVVKHEVHGVRLTTPAYTWVALGAVIVDHYDLVAVADAIVREQIFSDDPPPLATLAQLHQALAAGRRVGGPALREALPRVRTRSASRMETRCRLILSDAGLPEPELNHVVFDGNGDFVACVDLAYPGQKIAIEYEGEHHLRDAGQWAKDIARYEALAAAGWFVIRVTKADVFDARSDLVRRVRHALRSRA; this is encoded by the coding sequence GTGCTGGAGCCGCAGTTTGTGACGGCGGAGCGTCGCGCGCGGGGCTGTGGAGAGCGGGCGGAGTTTCCACAGGTGCGCAGGCCTGGACTCACACGGGGCGCTGGGGTGGCCAGGTTGGAGGGCATGCAACGGACTCGGATCCCGGATGAACTCGGCAACGCCTTCACGGTGGCCGACGCTCGATCGGCGGGTGTCACCGCCTCGAGGCTGCGTGGGCGAGATCTCGACGCGCCGTATCGGGGTGTTCGGGTGGTCCGTCGCTCAGACGCCGAGGACGCGGGCATGGCGACCGGCGCTCACGGTGCCGGCGCAACCGCCGCGCGGGCGGATTCGCCGCAGCCCGACGTGATCGGTGAGGCGAAGGCGGCGGCAGACGCCCGCGAGCTGCGTCGGCGGGCGCTGGTGTTCTCCCTGACGATGCCGCCGAACCAGTTCTTCACCCACGTCACCGCCGCGATTCTCTGGGGACTGCCCGTGCCCGCTGCGCTGCTGCGGGATGCGTTCGGACGCCTGAGAGACCTCGACGTCGGCGTCTTCGGTCCGCTCCGGCATCCGCGGCACGCAGGGGTTCGCGGTCATCAACTCAAGCACGGGCGAAGCCGCGTCGTGAAGCACGAGGTGCACGGCGTTCGGCTGACCACACCCGCGTACACGTGGGTCGCTCTGGGCGCAGTGATCGTCGACCACTACGACCTGGTCGCGGTCGCCGATGCCATCGTCCGCGAGCAGATCTTCAGTGACGACCCTCCGCCCCTGGCGACGCTGGCTCAACTGCATCAGGCTCTGGCCGCTGGGCGCCGGGTCGGCGGACCGGCCCTGCGGGAGGCGTTGCCGCGGGTGCGGACGCGTTCGGCTTCGCGCATGGAAACGCGCTGCCGGCTGATCCTGTCGGATGCAGGGCTCCCGGAGCCGGAGCTGAACCACGTCGTGTTCGATGGCAACGGAGACTTCGTGGCCTGCGTGGATCTCGCATACCCGGGGCAGAAGATCGCGATCGAGTACGAGGGTGAGCATCACCTGCGAGACGCGGGGCAGTGGGCGAAAGACATCGCCCGATACGAGGCCTTGGCGGCGGCGGGGTGGTTCGTCATCCGTGTCACCAAGGCCGACGTGTTCGATGCGCGGTCCGACCTGGTTCGGCGCGTCCGCCACGCCCTCCGCAGCCGCGCATAG